One segment of Drosophila mauritiana strain mau12 chromosome 3R, ASM438214v1, whole genome shotgun sequence DNA contains the following:
- the LOC117144706 gene encoding STAM-binding protein-like A, which produces MSKAVNNMSMGDVEPQERMKHLSHCGNLIEVDKNMPVTRYYRSGTEMLRMANVYLREGNHENAFILYLRYMTLFIEKIRQHPDYGSVKAEVRDINRKIKDEIMPTTEKLRAKLLTHYQREYEQFLASKEAERVKELERERERERERQRQKEREKAGSSAIPSLIPANLHVLIDEGTQPTAPDLGLLDQVVYPNDFPTGANRSLPGSGLLLPAASEAAADKTTNSKPSFDRNQKPSYNRTDSLLAGSLRLVYVPGDTMEVFLKLALANTSKNIETCGVLAGHLSQNQLYITHIITPQQQGTPDSCNTMHEEQIFDVQDQMQLITLGWIHTHPTQTAFLSSVDLHTHCSYQIMMPEALAIVCAPKYNTTGFFILTPHYGLDYIAQCRQSGFHPHPNDPPLFMEAQHIRMDNQAKIKVIDLRR; this is translated from the exons ATGTCGAAGGCTGTGAATAACATGAGCATGGGCGACGTGGAGCCGCAGGAGAGGATGAAGCACCTGTCGCACTGCGGCAACCTGATCGAGGTGGACAAGAACATGCCAGTCACGCG GTACTACCGCTCTGGCACCGAGATGCTGCGCATGGCCAATGTTTACCTGCGGGAGGGCAACCACGAAAACGCATTCATCCTGTACTTGCGCTACATGACCCTGTTCATCGAGAAGATCCGCCAGCACCCGGATTACGGCAGCGTCAAGGCCGAGGTGCGGGATATTAACAGGAAGATTAAGGACGAGATTATGCCCACGACGGAGAAGCTGAGAGCCAAGCTACTAACGCACTACCAAAGAGAGTACGAGCAGTTCCTGGCCAGCAAGGAGGCGGAACGGGTCAAAGAACTGGAGCGCGAACGGGAGCGGGAAAGGGAACGTCAGCGGCAGAAGGAAAGGGAGAAGGCAGGTTCAAGTGCTATCCCATCCCTCATCCCGGCCAATTTGCACGTGCTCATCGACGAAGGCACCCAGCCAACAGCTCCGGACCTGGGCCTGCTTGACCAGGTGGTCTACCCCAATGACTTTCCCACGGGCGCCAATCGCAGCCTGCCGGGATCGGGACTCCTGCTGCCCGCTGCCAGCGAAGCAGCCGCCGATAAGACAACCAA ctccAAGCCAAGCTTCGATCGCAATCAGAAGCCATCATACAACCGCACAGATTCTCTGCTGGCTGGCTCTTTGCGCCTTGTTTACGTGCCCGGGGACACCATGGAGGTGTTTCTGAAGCTGGCCCTGGCCAACACCTCGAAAAACATCGAGACATGCGGCGTACTGGCTGGTCATCTGTCCCAGAACCAGCTGTACATCACTCACATAATCACGCCGCAACAGCAAGGAACTCCGGACAGCTGCAACACGATGCACGAGGAGCAGATATTCGATGTGCAGGACCAGATGCAGCTCATTACGCTGGGATGGATTCAT ACTCATCCAACCCAGACTGCGTTTTTGTCCTCCGTTGACCTGCATACGCATTGCTCCTATCAGATTATGATGCCCGAAGCCTTGGCCATTGTGTGCGCGCCTAAGTACAACAC CACTGGTTTCTTTATACTCACGCCACATTACGGCCTGGACTACATAGCCCAATGTCGCCAGTCGGGCTTTCATCCGCATCCTAATGACCCGCCGCTCTTCATGGAGGCGCAACACATCCGAATGGATAACCAGGCCAAGATCAAGGTCATCGATCTGCGGAGATAG
- the LOC117145641 gene encoding uncharacterized protein LOC117145641: MRVPSVLVIFLLGVILVDRYAAGEDLPDKSWISQLKKLRSDLRDCYQSGIHQSLWSCFRSRSLQIFEGIMSSPEISIYDGVRLVAAPNSTENAKRPDDERKDLKHLTWFDQLAVSLAKGLTTHTLQVNLGKLTERYLSSDTSSPDPVGSARLRRHRYNMIITMMFGVTALGAILVPMGFQMLSIVSGKALLLAKMALLLASINGLKRVANNGLHYGLYHVPGEHLGGYYDRGDVSHPRNVPIPVAVAPTLDMGLK, encoded by the exons ATGCGTGTTCCGTCGGTTCTGGTTATATTCCTACTGGGAGTGATCCTAGTTGATCGTTACGCGGCTGGAGAAGATCTGCCGGACAAATCGTGGATATCCCAGCTGAAGAAGCTACGCAGTGATCTTCGAGACTGCTATCAATCTGGAATACACCAAAGCCTGTGGTCCTGCTTCCGCTCAAGAAGCTTGCAGATCTTCGAGGGCATCATGTCGTCCCCAGAGATTTCCATTTACGATGGAGTGCGCCTGGTGGCTGCTCCGAACAGTACCGAAAACGCCAAACGACCTGACGATGAGCGAAAGGATTTGAAGCACTTAACCTGGTTCGATCAATTGGCAGTGAGCTTGGCAAAGGGCTTAACCACACACACCTTGCAAGTGAACTTGGGAAAACTGACGGAGAGATATCTAAGTAGTG ATACTTCTAGCCCCGATCCTGTGGGAAGTGCCCGGTTGAGAAGACATCGTTACAACATGATCATAACCATGATGTTTGGAGTGACTGCTTTGGGGGCCATCTTAGTGCCCATGGGCTTCCAAATGCTTTCCATAGTCAGTGGAAAAGCTCTATTACTGGCCAAGATGGCTCTGCTCTTGGCCTCTATTAATGGCTTAAAAAGG GTGGCCAATAATGGATTGCACTATGGACTGTACCACGTACCGGGAGAACATCTGGGAGGCTATTACGATCGAGGGGATGTGAGTCACCCCAGAAATGTGCCTATTCCTGTAGCTGTTGCCCCCACTTTGGATATGGGATTGAAGTAG
- the LOC117144636 gene encoding neutral ceramidase: protein MANSKMAFLAFLAVSFLCGLANATYKVGVGRADITGPPVEINFMGYANIKQVGRGIHTRVFARAFVVEDEKGNRVAFVSADAGMMGYGLKREVIKRLQARYGNLYHNDNVAISGTHTHGAPGGFLMHLLYDISILGFVPQTFEVMAQGLYLCIKRATDNLVDGRILLSKTTVLNVNINRSPSSYLRNPAEERAQYEHDTDKTLTQLRFVDLENNLLGAFNWYAVHATSMNNTNRLVTSDNVGYAALLLEKEYNPNKMPGKGKFVGAFCSSNLGDVSPNIMGPKCSISGNECDLLTSRCPSGEGDCFASGPGKDMFESTQILGQRLADAALGLLNEQSQESTAREVTGDVRFIHQFVDMPNYNGSTYNPLSRKVDKVRGCQPAMGYSFAAGTTDGPGAFSFEQGTTTDNPMWNFVRDFIAAPTQEDIKCHEPKPILLATGRATFPYEWQPKIVSDQLLKIGDVIIAAVPCEFTTMAGRRLRNQIRAAASAVGGIDTEVIIAGLTNIYTSYTVTPEEYQAQRYEAASTIFGPHTHSIYMDVFERLTKAMMRNETVDAGPSPPYMNDVMLSLNTGVLFDGHPINTDFGYVKSQPNKEYGINETVKVTYISGNPRNNLFTEKTYFTIERKINEDRWKVAYTDASWETKMVWHRTNTILGFSEMDIYWDISPQTLPGEYRIRHSGEYKYILGGKYPYEGLTHSFTVKED, encoded by the exons ATGGCCAATAGCAAGATGGCCTTCTTAGCCTTTCTGGCCGTGAGTTTCCTATGTGGATTGGCCAATGCCACCTACAAAGTGGGTGTGGGCCGCGCGGATATCACAGGACCGCCAGTGGAGATCAATTTC ATGGGCTATGCCAACATCAAGCAAGTGGGTCGTGGCATCCACACCCGCGTCTTTGCCCGTGCCTTTGTGGTGGAGGACGAAAAGGGCAACCGAGTGGCCTTCGTGAGCGCAGATGCCGGAATGATGGGCTACGGATTGAAGAGGGAGGTGATAAAGCGGCTCCAGGCACGTTATGGCAACCTGTACCACAATGATAATGTGGCCATCAGTGGCACCCACACGCACGGTGCTCCTGGAGGATTCCTGATGCATCTGCTCTACGACATCTCCATTCTGGGCTTTGTGCCTCAGACCTTTGAGGTGATGGCTCAGGGACTGTATCTG tGCATCAAAAGGGCAACGGACAACCTGGTGGATGGTCGCATCTTGCTGTCCAAAACTACCGTGCTAAATGTTAACATCAATCGTTCGCCCTCATCCTACTTGAGGAATCCCGCCGAGGAGCGTGCCCAATACGAGCACGACACGGATAAGACCCTGACCCAGCTGCGATTTGTGGACCTGGAAAACAACCTCCTGGGCGCCTTTAACTGGTATGCCGTGCATGCCACCTCCATGAACAATACCAACAGACTGGTGACCAGCGACAATGTGGGTTACGCCGCCCTGCTCCTGGAAAAGGAGTACAATCCGAACAAGATGCCCGGAAAGGGCAAGTTCGTAGGTGCCTTCTGCTCATCCAACCTTGGCGATGTGTCCCCCAATATAATGGGTCCCAAGTGCTCGATCTCCGGCAATGAGTGTGATCTATTGACCTCTCGTTGTCCCTCTGGCGAGGGAGATTGCTTTGCCTCCGGACCCGGCAAGGATATGTTCGAGAGCACCCAGATCTTGGGTCAACGTTTGGCGGATGCTGCTCTGGGACTGCTCAACGAACAGAGCCAGGAGTCCACGGCTCGGGAGGTCACTGGAGATGTGAGGTTCATCCACCAGTTTGTGGACATGCCCAACTACAATGGCAGCACATACAATCCGCTGAGCAGGAAGGTCGACAAGGTCAGGGGTTGTCAGCCGGCCATGGGCTACAGCTTTGCTGCTGGTACCACCGATGGACCTGGAGCCTTCAGCTTCGAGCAGGGAACCACCACGGACAACCCCATGTGGAACTTTGTGCGCGACTTCATCGCTGCTCCCACGCAGGAGGACATCAAGTGCCACGAACCCAAGCCTATTCTACTGGCCACCGGCAGG GCCACCTTTCCCTATGAGTGGCAGCCAAAGATTGTCTCGGATCAGCTACTAAAGATCGGCGATGTGATCATAGCCGCCGTGCCCTGCGAGTTCACCACAATGGCAGGACGCCGTCTGCGAAACCAGATTCGAGCAGCTGCCTCCGCCGTCGGAGGCATCGACACCGAGGTGATCATCGCCGGACTGACCAACATATACACCAGCTACACTGTGACCCCGGAGGAGTACCAGGCGCAGCGTTACGAGGCCGCCTCCACGATCTTCGGTCCCCACACCCACTCCATTTACATGGACGTCTTCGAGCGCCTGACCAAGGCCATGATGCGGAATGAGACTGTGGATGCGGGTCCAAGTCCGCCGTACATGAATGATGTGATGCTATCGCTGAACACCGGGGTTCTCTTCGACGGACACCCCATAAACACTGACTTTGGGTACGTGAAGTCGCAGCCCAACAAGGAGTACGGCATCAACGAGACGGTGAAGGTCACCTACATATCCGGAAATCCCCGCAACAACCTTTTCACCGAGAAAACCTACTTTACCATCGAGAGAAAGATCAACGAGGATCGCTGGAAGGTGGCCTATACGGATGCCAGTTGGGAGACCAA AATGGTCTGGCACCGCACCAATACGATCCTGGGCTTCAGCGAAATGGACATCTACTGGGACATCAGTCCGCAGACTCTTCCCGGGGAATATCGCATCCGGCATTCCGGGGAGTACAAGTACATCCTGGGCGGAAAGTATCCCTACGAGGGACTCACGCACTCCTTCACCGTTAAGGAGGACTAG
- the LOC117144301 gene encoding calcium-binding mitochondrial carrier protein Aralar1 isoform X3, translating into MHDKDESPSLLKRAGTEKLREVFQKYASIQKNGEHYMTSEDFVRKFLGLFSESAFNDESVRLLANIADTSKDGLISFSEFQAFEGLLCTPDALYRTAFQLFDRKGNGTVSYADFADVVQKTELHSKIPFSLDGPFIKRYFGDKKQRLINYAEFTQLLHDFHEEHAMEAFRSKDPAGTGFISPLDFQDIIVNVKRHLLTPGVRDNLVSVTEGHKVSFPYFIAFTSLLNNMELIKQVYLHATEGSRTDMITKDQILLAAQTMSQITPLEIDILFHLAGAVHQAGRIDYSDLSNIAPEHYTKHMTHRLAEIKAVESPADRSAFIQVLESSYRFTLGSFAGAVGATVVYPIDLVKTRMQNQRAGSYIGEVAYRNSWDCFKKVVRHEGFMGLYRGLLPQLMGVAPEKAIKLTVNDLVRDKLTDKKGNIPTWAEVLAGGCAGASQVVFTNPLEIVKIRLQVAGEIATGSKIRAWSVVRELGLFGLYKGARACLLRDVPFSAIYFPTYAHTKAMMADKDGYNHPLTLLAAGAIAGVPAASLVTPADVIKTRLQVVARSGQTTYTGVWDATKKIMAEEGPRAFWKGTAARVFRSSPQFGVTLVTYELLQRLFYVDFGGTQPKGSEAHKITTPLEQAAASVTTENLDHIGGYRAAVPLLAGVESKFGLYLPRFGRGVAAATPSTATGS; encoded by the exons ATGCACGATAAGGATGAG TCTCCGTCGCTTTTGAAGCGCGCCGGCACCGAAAAGTTGCGAGAGGTGTTCCAGAAGTACGCCTCCATCCAGAAGAATGGCGAGCACTATATGACCAGCGAGGACTTCGTGCGAAAGTTCCTAGGACTCTTTTCCGAATCTGCATTTAATGAC GAATCGGTGCGCCTGCTGGCCAACATTGCGGACACGAGCAAGGATGGACTCATCTCCTTCTCTGAGTTCCAGGCCTTCGAGGGTCTGCTCTGCACCCCAGATGCCCTCTACAGGACCGCTTTCCAGCTGTTCGACCGCAAGGGCAACGGCACTGTTTCCTATG CTGACTTCGCTGATGTCGTACAAAAAACTGAACTGCACTCAAAGATACCTTTTAGCTTAGATGGCCCCTTTATCAAGCGCTACTTTGGTGAT AAGAAGCAACGCCTTATCAACTATGCTGAGTTCACGCAGCTGCTGCACGACTTTCACGAGGAGCACGCGATGGAGGCCTTCCGCAGCAAGGATCCAGCTGGCACTGGGTTCATCTCGCCCTTGGACTTCCAGGACATCATAGTTAATGTTAAGCGGCATTTACTGACCCCCGGCGTCAGGGACAATCTAGTTTCG GTAACTGAGGGTCACAAAGTGAGCTTCCCGTATTTCATCGCATTTACCTCGCTGCTGAACAACATGGAACTGATCAAACAAGTCTACCTGCACGCCACCGAGGGCAGTCGCACGGATATGATCACCAAGGATCAGATCCTCCTCGCCGCCCAGACGATGAGCCAAATCACGCCGCTGGAGATCGACATCCTTTTCCACCTGGCGGGCGCCGTCCATCAAGCAGG CCGCATCGACTATAGTGACCTGAGCAACATCGCACCCGAGCACTACACCAAGCATATGACACATCGTCTGGCGGAGATCAAGGCGGTGGAGAGTCCTGCGGACCGATCTGCCTTTATTCAGGTCCTGGAAAGCTCTTACCGTTTCACCCTCGGTTCCTTTGCCGGCG CTGTGGGCGCCACTGTGGTCTACCCCATCGATCTAGTCAAGACTCGAATGCAGAACCAGCGAGCGGGTTCCTATATTGGTGAAGTTGCATATCGAAACTCATGGGACTGCTTCAAAAAG GTGGTTCGCCACGAGGGATTCATGGGTCTCTACAGAGGTCTCCTGCCCCAGCTAATGGGCGTGGCTCCCGAGAAAGCCATCAAGCTGACGGTGAATGATTTGGTGAGGGACAAACTCACCGACAAGAAGGGTAACATTCCCACATGGGCGGAGGTTCTGGCTGGTGGATGTGCCGGTGCCTCGCAGGTCGTGTTCACGAATCCCCTGGAAATTGTGAAGATCCGTCTCCAGGTGGCGGGAGAAATCGCCACTGGGAGCAAGATCCGCGCGTGGTCGGTGGTCCGGGAACTGGGACTTTTTGGGCTCTACAAGGGAGCCAGGGCCTGTCTCCTCCGCGATGTGCCGTTCTCGGCCATCTATTTCCCGACCTACGCCCACACCAAGGCCATGATGGCCGACAAGGATGGCTACAATCACCCACTCACCCTGCTGGCCGCTGGTGCCATTGCCGGTGTTCCGGCCGCCTCCCTTGTCACGCCCGCCGACGTCATTAAGACCCGCCTCCAGGTGGTTGCCCGATCCGGGCAGACCACCTACACCGGCGTATGGGATGCCACCAAGAAGATCATGGCCGAAGAGGGACCTAGAGCCTTCTGGAAGGGCACAGCCG CTCGAGTGTTCCGCTCCTCACCACAGTTCGGTGTGACCCTGGTGACCTACGAACTGCTGCAGCGCCTCTTCTACGTGGACTTCGGAGGCACCCAGCCCAAGGGATCCGAAGCGCACAAGATCACCACTCCGCTGGAACAGGCGGCGGCGTCGGTGACCACCGAGAACTTGGACCACATCGGTGGCTACCGGGCGGCAGTTCCTCTTCTGGCGGGAGTGGAGTCCAAGTTCGGGTTGTACCTGCCGCGATTTGGACGCGGAGTAGCCGCTGCCACGCCCTCGACGGCCACAGGATCCTGA
- the LOC117144301 gene encoding calcium-binding mitochondrial carrier protein Aralar1 isoform X1: protein MPMHIPFPFNWIPTLPVARCQESPSLLKRAGTEKLREVFQKYASIQKNGEHYMTSEDFVRKFLGLFSESAFNDESVRLLANIADTSKDGLISFSEFQAFEGLLCTPDALYRTAFQLFDRKGNGTVSYADFADVVQKTELHSKIPFSLDGPFIKRYFGDKKQRLINYAEFTQLLHDFHEEHAMEAFRSKDPAGTGFISPLDFQDIIVNVKRHLLTPGVRDNLVSVTEGHKVSFPYFIAFTSLLNNMELIKQVYLHATEGSRTDMITKDQILLAAQTMSQITPLEIDILFHLAGAVHQAGRIDYSDLSNIAPEHYTKHMTHRLAEIKAVESPADRSAFIQVLESSYRFTLGSFAGAVGATVVYPIDLVKTRMQNQRAGSYIGEVAYRNSWDCFKKVVRHEGFMGLYRGLLPQLMGVAPEKAIKLTVNDLVRDKLTDKKGNIPTWAEVLAGGCAGASQVVFTNPLEIVKIRLQVAGEIATGSKIRAWSVVRELGLFGLYKGARACLLRDVPFSAIYFPTYAHTKAMMADKDGYNHPLTLLAAGAIAGVPAASLVTPADVIKTRLQVVARSGQTTYTGVWDATKKIMAEEGPRAFWKGTAARVFRSSPQFGVTLVTYELLQRLFYVDFGGTQPKGSEAHKITTPLEQAAASVTTENLDHIGGYRAAVPLLAGVESKFGLYLPRFGRGVAAATPSTATGS, encoded by the exons ATGCCAATGCACATCCCGTTTCCGTTTAATTGGATACCCACTCTGCCAGTCGCCCGATGCCAAGAA TCTCCGTCGCTTTTGAAGCGCGCCGGCACCGAAAAGTTGCGAGAGGTGTTCCAGAAGTACGCCTCCATCCAGAAGAATGGCGAGCACTATATGACCAGCGAGGACTTCGTGCGAAAGTTCCTAGGACTCTTTTCCGAATCTGCATTTAATGAC GAATCGGTGCGCCTGCTGGCCAACATTGCGGACACGAGCAAGGATGGACTCATCTCCTTCTCTGAGTTCCAGGCCTTCGAGGGTCTGCTCTGCACCCCAGATGCCCTCTACAGGACCGCTTTCCAGCTGTTCGACCGCAAGGGCAACGGCACTGTTTCCTATG CTGACTTCGCTGATGTCGTACAAAAAACTGAACTGCACTCAAAGATACCTTTTAGCTTAGATGGCCCCTTTATCAAGCGCTACTTTGGTGAT AAGAAGCAACGCCTTATCAACTATGCTGAGTTCACGCAGCTGCTGCACGACTTTCACGAGGAGCACGCGATGGAGGCCTTCCGCAGCAAGGATCCAGCTGGCACTGGGTTCATCTCGCCCTTGGACTTCCAGGACATCATAGTTAATGTTAAGCGGCATTTACTGACCCCCGGCGTCAGGGACAATCTAGTTTCG GTAACTGAGGGTCACAAAGTGAGCTTCCCGTATTTCATCGCATTTACCTCGCTGCTGAACAACATGGAACTGATCAAACAAGTCTACCTGCACGCCACCGAGGGCAGTCGCACGGATATGATCACCAAGGATCAGATCCTCCTCGCCGCCCAGACGATGAGCCAAATCACGCCGCTGGAGATCGACATCCTTTTCCACCTGGCGGGCGCCGTCCATCAAGCAGG CCGCATCGACTATAGTGACCTGAGCAACATCGCACCCGAGCACTACACCAAGCATATGACACATCGTCTGGCGGAGATCAAGGCGGTGGAGAGTCCTGCGGACCGATCTGCCTTTATTCAGGTCCTGGAAAGCTCTTACCGTTTCACCCTCGGTTCCTTTGCCGGCG CTGTGGGCGCCACTGTGGTCTACCCCATCGATCTAGTCAAGACTCGAATGCAGAACCAGCGAGCGGGTTCCTATATTGGTGAAGTTGCATATCGAAACTCATGGGACTGCTTCAAAAAG GTGGTTCGCCACGAGGGATTCATGGGTCTCTACAGAGGTCTCCTGCCCCAGCTAATGGGCGTGGCTCCCGAGAAAGCCATCAAGCTGACGGTGAATGATTTGGTGAGGGACAAACTCACCGACAAGAAGGGTAACATTCCCACATGGGCGGAGGTTCTGGCTGGTGGATGTGCCGGTGCCTCGCAGGTCGTGTTCACGAATCCCCTGGAAATTGTGAAGATCCGTCTCCAGGTGGCGGGAGAAATCGCCACTGGGAGCAAGATCCGCGCGTGGTCGGTGGTCCGGGAACTGGGACTTTTTGGGCTCTACAAGGGAGCCAGGGCCTGTCTCCTCCGCGATGTGCCGTTCTCGGCCATCTATTTCCCGACCTACGCCCACACCAAGGCCATGATGGCCGACAAGGATGGCTACAATCACCCACTCACCCTGCTGGCCGCTGGTGCCATTGCCGGTGTTCCGGCCGCCTCCCTTGTCACGCCCGCCGACGTCATTAAGACCCGCCTCCAGGTGGTTGCCCGATCCGGGCAGACCACCTACACCGGCGTATGGGATGCCACCAAGAAGATCATGGCCGAAGAGGGACCTAGAGCCTTCTGGAAGGGCACAGCCG CTCGAGTGTTCCGCTCCTCACCACAGTTCGGTGTGACCCTGGTGACCTACGAACTGCTGCAGCGCCTCTTCTACGTGGACTTCGGAGGCACCCAGCCCAAGGGATCCGAAGCGCACAAGATCACCACTCCGCTGGAACAGGCGGCGGCGTCGGTGACCACCGAGAACTTGGACCACATCGGTGGCTACCGGGCGGCAGTTCCTCTTCTGGCGGGAGTGGAGTCCAAGTTCGGGTTGTACCTGCCGCGATTTGGACGCGGAGTAGCCGCTGCCACGCCCTCGACGGCCACAGGATCCTGA
- the LOC117144301 gene encoding calcium-binding mitochondrial carrier protein Aralar1 isoform X2 — protein sequence MPLTKSLPNSPSLLKRAGTEKLREVFQKYASIQKNGEHYMTSEDFVRKFLGLFSESAFNDESVRLLANIADTSKDGLISFSEFQAFEGLLCTPDALYRTAFQLFDRKGNGTVSYADFADVVQKTELHSKIPFSLDGPFIKRYFGDKKQRLINYAEFTQLLHDFHEEHAMEAFRSKDPAGTGFISPLDFQDIIVNVKRHLLTPGVRDNLVSVTEGHKVSFPYFIAFTSLLNNMELIKQVYLHATEGSRTDMITKDQILLAAQTMSQITPLEIDILFHLAGAVHQAGRIDYSDLSNIAPEHYTKHMTHRLAEIKAVESPADRSAFIQVLESSYRFTLGSFAGAVGATVVYPIDLVKTRMQNQRAGSYIGEVAYRNSWDCFKKVVRHEGFMGLYRGLLPQLMGVAPEKAIKLTVNDLVRDKLTDKKGNIPTWAEVLAGGCAGASQVVFTNPLEIVKIRLQVAGEIATGSKIRAWSVVRELGLFGLYKGARACLLRDVPFSAIYFPTYAHTKAMMADKDGYNHPLTLLAAGAIAGVPAASLVTPADVIKTRLQVVARSGQTTYTGVWDATKKIMAEEGPRAFWKGTAARVFRSSPQFGVTLVTYELLQRLFYVDFGGTQPKGSEAHKITTPLEQAAASVTTENLDHIGGYRAAVPLLAGVESKFGLYLPRFGRGVAAATPSTATGS from the exons ATGCCGCTGACCAAGAGTTTGCCAAAT TCTCCGTCGCTTTTGAAGCGCGCCGGCACCGAAAAGTTGCGAGAGGTGTTCCAGAAGTACGCCTCCATCCAGAAGAATGGCGAGCACTATATGACCAGCGAGGACTTCGTGCGAAAGTTCCTAGGACTCTTTTCCGAATCTGCATTTAATGAC GAATCGGTGCGCCTGCTGGCCAACATTGCGGACACGAGCAAGGATGGACTCATCTCCTTCTCTGAGTTCCAGGCCTTCGAGGGTCTGCTCTGCACCCCAGATGCCCTCTACAGGACCGCTTTCCAGCTGTTCGACCGCAAGGGCAACGGCACTGTTTCCTATG CTGACTTCGCTGATGTCGTACAAAAAACTGAACTGCACTCAAAGATACCTTTTAGCTTAGATGGCCCCTTTATCAAGCGCTACTTTGGTGAT AAGAAGCAACGCCTTATCAACTATGCTGAGTTCACGCAGCTGCTGCACGACTTTCACGAGGAGCACGCGATGGAGGCCTTCCGCAGCAAGGATCCAGCTGGCACTGGGTTCATCTCGCCCTTGGACTTCCAGGACATCATAGTTAATGTTAAGCGGCATTTACTGACCCCCGGCGTCAGGGACAATCTAGTTTCG GTAACTGAGGGTCACAAAGTGAGCTTCCCGTATTTCATCGCATTTACCTCGCTGCTGAACAACATGGAACTGATCAAACAAGTCTACCTGCACGCCACCGAGGGCAGTCGCACGGATATGATCACCAAGGATCAGATCCTCCTCGCCGCCCAGACGATGAGCCAAATCACGCCGCTGGAGATCGACATCCTTTTCCACCTGGCGGGCGCCGTCCATCAAGCAGG CCGCATCGACTATAGTGACCTGAGCAACATCGCACCCGAGCACTACACCAAGCATATGACACATCGTCTGGCGGAGATCAAGGCGGTGGAGAGTCCTGCGGACCGATCTGCCTTTATTCAGGTCCTGGAAAGCTCTTACCGTTTCACCCTCGGTTCCTTTGCCGGCG CTGTGGGCGCCACTGTGGTCTACCCCATCGATCTAGTCAAGACTCGAATGCAGAACCAGCGAGCGGGTTCCTATATTGGTGAAGTTGCATATCGAAACTCATGGGACTGCTTCAAAAAG GTGGTTCGCCACGAGGGATTCATGGGTCTCTACAGAGGTCTCCTGCCCCAGCTAATGGGCGTGGCTCCCGAGAAAGCCATCAAGCTGACGGTGAATGATTTGGTGAGGGACAAACTCACCGACAAGAAGGGTAACATTCCCACATGGGCGGAGGTTCTGGCTGGTGGATGTGCCGGTGCCTCGCAGGTCGTGTTCACGAATCCCCTGGAAATTGTGAAGATCCGTCTCCAGGTGGCGGGAGAAATCGCCACTGGGAGCAAGATCCGCGCGTGGTCGGTGGTCCGGGAACTGGGACTTTTTGGGCTCTACAAGGGAGCCAGGGCCTGTCTCCTCCGCGATGTGCCGTTCTCGGCCATCTATTTCCCGACCTACGCCCACACCAAGGCCATGATGGCCGACAAGGATGGCTACAATCACCCACTCACCCTGCTGGCCGCTGGTGCCATTGCCGGTGTTCCGGCCGCCTCCCTTGTCACGCCCGCCGACGTCATTAAGACCCGCCTCCAGGTGGTTGCCCGATCCGGGCAGACCACCTACACCGGCGTATGGGATGCCACCAAGAAGATCATGGCCGAAGAGGGACCTAGAGCCTTCTGGAAGGGCACAGCCG CTCGAGTGTTCCGCTCCTCACCACAGTTCGGTGTGACCCTGGTGACCTACGAACTGCTGCAGCGCCTCTTCTACGTGGACTTCGGAGGCACCCAGCCCAAGGGATCCGAAGCGCACAAGATCACCACTCCGCTGGAACAGGCGGCGGCGTCGGTGACCACCGAGAACTTGGACCACATCGGTGGCTACCGGGCGGCAGTTCCTCTTCTGGCGGGAGTGGAGTCCAAGTTCGGGTTGTACCTGCCGCGATTTGGACGCGGAGTAGCCGCTGCCACGCCCTCGACGGCCACAGGATCCTGA